The following proteins are encoded in a genomic region of Arachis ipaensis cultivar K30076 chromosome B02, Araip1.1, whole genome shotgun sequence:
- the LOC107623863 gene encoding ras-related protein RABA3: protein MKMNGVEAEKKQYNESEKIIGYYDDDVNEKIDYVFKVVVIGDSSVGKTQMLSRFAKNEFCFDSKSTIGVEFQTRTLTINGKVIKAQIWDTAGQERYRAVTSAYYRGALGAMLVYDITKRESFDHVTRWIEELRSHADSSIVIMLIGNKCDLVDLRMVSTEDAIEFAEEQGLFFSETSALNGNNVESAFLKLLQEIHNRVVSKKKSLECGSGDDDIIGNGGNNSSNTLKGSKIDVILGHELEISEMKKLSSCSC from the exons ATGAAAATGAATGGTGTTGAGGCTGAAAAAAAACAATATAATgagagtgagaaaataatagggTATTATGATGATGATGTGAATGAGAAAATAGATTATGTGTTTAAGGTTGTGGTGATTGGAGATTCATCAGTGGGAAAGACTCAAATGCTCTCAAGGTTTGCAAAGAATGAGTTTTGCTTTGACTCTAAGTCAACCATTGGTGTTGAGTTCCAAACTAGGACTCTCACCATTAATGGCAAAGTCATCAAGGCTCAGATCTGGGATACTGCTGGCCAAGAAAG GTACAGGGCAGTGACAAGTGCATATTACAGAGGAGCATTAGGGGCAATGTTGGTATATGACATAACAAAGAGAGAATCATTTGATCATGTTACAAGGTGGATTGAAGAACTAAGATCACATGCAGATAGCTCCATTGTGATCATGTTAATTGGTAACAAATGTGACCTTGTTGACCTAAGAATGGTGTCAACTGAAGATGCAATTGAATTTGCTGAAGAACAAGGCCTTTTCTTCTCTGAGACTTCAGCACTCAATGGTAACAATGTGGAAAGTGCTTTTCTTAAATTGCTTCAAGAGATTCATAATAGGGTTGTTTCTAAGAAGAAAAGTTTGGAATGTGGTAGTGGTGATGATGACATTATTGGTAATGGTGGTAATAATAGTAGCAACACACTTAAAGGATCTAAGATTGATGTAATTTTAGGTCATGAATTGGAAATTAGTGAGATGAAGAAGTTGTCTTCATGCTCATGTTGA
- the LOC110268656 gene encoding probable serine/threonine-protein kinase WNK4, giving the protein MDIDNEGRQNYASSDAGSNKGGVHSPVFEVKRTNKNNEFRLTGAKNDDNSISLTLRIADTNGGVRNIHFLFYFDTDTALAVASKMVEHLELADHDVAFIIDLIDYLVFKLLPWWKPSSTRCSLGESI; this is encoded by the exons ATGGACATAGATAATGAGGGCAGACAGAATTATGCAAGCAGTGATGCCGGAAGCAACAAAGGCGGTGTGCATAGTCCTGTTTTCGAAGTTAAGAGGACAAATAAGAACAACGAGTTTAGGTTGACAGGAGCCAAAAATGATGATAACTCGATATCATTGACCTTGCGAATTGCTGATACTAATG GTGGAGTAAGGAATATACATTTTCTCTTCTACTTTGATACAGATACTGCTCTCGCGGTGGCATCAAAGATGGTCGAACATTTGGAGCTTGCAGATCATGATGTAGCCTTCATAATTGACCTTATCGATTACTTGGTATTTAAGCTTCTACCTTGGTGGAAGCCTTCATCTACTCGTTGCTCACTTGGCGAATCAATTTAA
- the LOC107623921 gene encoding AAA-ATPase At2g46620-like, whose amino-acid sequence MTIVMIIIILIILLFLIRVMLFKTGLIHSTKKLQQTLQEIFYVHQYLKVPELNESMQPNPLYRKVFLYLHSLPSIEDSDFTNLVTGTNQNDIVLCLDANQLIEDHFLGATLYWFNQKTEPNRNNENRTGSFLLKIRKNDKRRILGAYLRHIHDVAGDMESNGKRELRLFVNAGDGEGGVRWRSVPFTHPSTFETIAMGEDLRSKVKSDLELFLRGKKYYRKLGRAWRRSFLLYGPSGTGKSSFVAAMANFLGYDVYDVDLENVRGGDSDLKLLLLETTPKSIVVVEDLDKFVVAATTESSLPAASATGIQMLNIMDGILSACCGEERVMVFTMNSKDGVDPDLLRPGRVDVHIHFPTCDFSSFKELASSHLGVKEHKLFPRVEEILARGVSLSPAEVGELMIANRGSPSRAIKSVIGALRPDGGDGIGRRESADDDCDDVDGGDGCNAVKDFRKLYGLFKLRNGKRSRPSNNTLVHD is encoded by the coding sequence ATGACTATTGTAATGATAATTATCATTCTAATAATCCTGCTATTCCTGATTCGGGTTATGCTATTCAAAACAGGATTAATCCACAGCACAAAGAAATTGCAACAAACGTTACAAGAAATTTTCTACGTTCATCAGTACCTTAAAGTTCCCGAACTTAACGAGAGCATGCAACCGAACCCACTTTACAGAAAAGTCTTTCTCTATTTGCATTCTCTTCCTTCAATTGAAGATTCTGATTTCACGAACCTCGTTACCGGAACCAACCAAAACGATATCGTTTTATGCCTCGACGCAAATCAACTCATAGAGGATCATTTTCTTGGTGCAACTCTCTACTGGTTCAACcagaaaaccgaaccgaaccggaaTAATGAGAACCGGACCGGTTCGTTTTTGCTCAAGATCAGAAAAAACGATAAGAGGAGAATTCTCGGGGCTTATCTCCGCCACATCCACGACGTCGCCGGCGACATGGAGAGCAACGGGAAACGCGAATTGAGGCTTTTCGTGAACGCCGGAGACGGCGAGGGAGGAGTTAGGTGGAGATCGGTACCGTTCACGCATCCTTCGACGTTCGAAACGATCGCGATGGGGGAAGATCTGAGGAGCAAGGTGAAATCAGATCTGGAATTGTTCCTCCGAGGGAAAAAGTATTACCGGAAGCTCGGCCGAGCTTGGAGGCGGAGCTTCTTGCTGTACGGTCCCTCCGGCACCGGAAAATCGAGCTTCGTCGCTGCTATGGCGAATTTCCTTGGATACGACGTTTACGACGTCGATCTCGAGAATGTTCGCGGTGGCGATTCAGATCTGAAGCTCCTCCTCCTGGAGACGACGCCGAAATCGATCGTCGTCGTGGAAGATCTCGACAAGTTTGTTGTCGCCGCGACGACGGAATCATCGTTGCCGGCGGCGAGCGCCACGGGGATACAGATGCTGAATATAATGGACGGGATTCTTAGCGCGTGTTGTGGAGAAGAGCGCGTGATGGTGTTCACGATGAACAGTAAGGATGGAGTCGACCCGGATCTGCTTCGTCCGGGTCGGGTCGACGTTCACATTCATTTTCCCACGTGCGATTTCTCATCGTTCAAGGAACTCGCGAGTAGCCACTTGGGTGTCAAGGAGCACAAGCTGTTCCCGCGCGTGGAGGAGATTTTGGCGCGTGGGGTGAGTCTTAGCCCGGCCGAGGTCGGCGAGTTAATGATCGCGAACCGTGGGTCACCGAGTCGGGCCATAAAATCAGTAATCGGAGCGCTAAGGCCGGATGGCGGCGATGGGATCGGACGGCGGGAAAGCGCCGATGATGACTGTGATGACGTTGACGGCGGAGATGGGTGCAATGCGgttaaggattttcgaaaattgtatgGTTTGTTCAAATTAAGAAATGGGAAAAGATCTCGACCGTCAAATAATACATTGGTCCATGATTAG